The following are from one region of the Petrotoga mobilis SJ95 genome:
- a CDS encoding ABC transporter permease, with amino-acid sequence MKTIFGIVLIVLLWYFFSFVIGSSFVLPFPHEVLVNLINQLSTPRFYVALWNTVWKTLIVLFLSSFIGIILGFLMGMSDTIYEIFRPMLMMIQAIPVVSWLAFVVFLWGVGWRGPILISTMAILPNTVFTTASGIKNIDRKLLEMVHLYKVSRSKIFRHVYLASIVPFVIAAVEVSIGNVWKVVLVTEFLVGGNGLGVELAWARQYVEVPRIYAITIIAVILGITTERVFKIISRRMLARWEMY; translated from the coding sequence ATGAAAACTATTTTTGGAATTGTGTTGATCGTTTTACTTTGGTACTTTTTTTCTTTTGTCATAGGTTCTTCTTTTGTGTTGCCTTTCCCTCATGAAGTTTTAGTCAATTTAATAAATCAGCTAAGTACACCGAGGTTTTATGTGGCATTATGGAACACGGTATGGAAAACTTTGATTGTTTTGTTTCTTTCCTCTTTTATCGGAATAATTTTGGGGTTTTTAATGGGGATGAGCGACACGATATACGAAATTTTTAGGCCCATGCTGATGATGATACAAGCTATTCCGGTGGTTTCTTGGCTTGCTTTTGTCGTATTTCTGTGGGGTGTTGGATGGCGTGGTCCTATTTTAATAAGTACCATGGCTATTTTACCTAACACAGTTTTTACGACAGCATCTGGAATTAAGAATATCGATAGAAAATTGTTAGAGATGGTGCACTTGTACAAAGTATCGAGGTCTAAAATATTTAGGCATGTATACTTAGCTTCGATCGTTCCGTTTGTAATTGCAGCGGTTGAAGTTTCGATAGGGAATGTATGGAAAGTAGTGTTAGTAACAGAGTTTCTAGTTGGTGGAAATGGCTTAGGGGTAGAACTTGCTTGGGCGAGACAGTATGTCGAAGTTCCTAGGATCTATGCCATTACTATCATAGCCGTTATATTAGGTATAACCACAGAACGTGTATTTAAAATTATTTCAAGAAGGATGTTAGCAAGATGGGAAATGTACTAA
- a CDS encoding NADH-quinone oxidoreductase subunit NuoE family protein, which translates to MEKYYEKELLEELHDIQETYGFISEEDILRIAQKRDIPKARLYGVISFYSMFHLEPTGKYIVRVCDSVSCRLNESADLVRALKDYLKVEENETTKDKKFTLEVAECLGHCDEGPVMMVNDTYYTHLTVTKAIQILDSLE; encoded by the coding sequence ATGGAAAAGTATTATGAAAAAGAACTCTTGGAAGAACTCCATGATATTCAAGAAACGTATGGATTCATCTCTGAAGAGGATATCTTGAGAATCGCGCAAAAAAGAGACATCCCTAAAGCTCGTTTGTACGGAGTGATCAGTTTTTATTCTATGTTTCATCTTGAACCAACGGGAAAATACATCGTACGTGTCTGTGACAGTGTCTCATGTAGATTAAACGAGTCCGCAGACTTAGTTAGAGCCTTGAAAGATTATCTCAAAGTGGAAGAGAATGAAACCACAAAAGACAAAAAATTCACCTTAGAAGTAGCTGAATGTTTAGGACATTGCGATGAAGGACCTGTTATGATGGTTAACGATACGTATTACACTCATCTAACCGTTACCAAAGCGATTCAAATACTCGATTCACTGGAATAG
- a CDS encoding NADH-dependent [FeFe] hydrogenase, group A6, whose amino-acid sequence MKVKINNREYEFDHEISILDATKKAHIKIPTLCYSEKLEPFGSCRLCSVEIKGERTLKPACVTKITDGMEIFTHSQRVRKTRKTIIELIIASHGINCNLNCLTCSKSGSCEIKEVAEEIGVTEIRVPPISNGLPEDRSSYSVVREPQKCIVCNRCVRKCSEVQSVNILTIANRGPDTYVTTFMDKGMGNVDCTNCGQCILECPTGALHEVYQMDQVWTALSDESKYVIVQTAPAVRVAIAEEFDAEPGKIATKQMVAGLRLLGFDKVFDTNFAADLTIMEEANEFIERFKNNGKLPLFTSCSPGWVKFLEHNYPEFIDNLSSCKSPQQMFGAIAKTYYANKLGISKEDMVVVSVMPCTAKKFERVRPEIKGDVDYVLTTRELAKMFKLAGIDLLNVPPEEYDEPLGISSGAGAIFGATGGVMEAALRTAYEVITGKELEKLDFEAVRGIEGIKEATVEIDGINLKVAVVNGLGNARKVLEMIKSGEKEYHFVEFMACPGGCIGGGGQPIPTNSEILLKRMQAIYEVDRSLPIRKSHENPAIKILYEEFLGEPLSEKSHELLHTTYLARS is encoded by the coding sequence ATGAAAGTAAAGATAAATAACAGAGAATATGAATTTGATCATGAAATTAGTATTTTAGATGCCACAAAGAAAGCTCACATAAAAATACCTACACTTTGTTATTCTGAAAAACTTGAACCTTTTGGAAGTTGCAGACTTTGCTCAGTTGAAATAAAAGGTGAAAGAACCTTGAAACCAGCTTGTGTAACAAAAATTACCGATGGTATGGAAATCTTTACTCATTCTCAAAGAGTAAGAAAAACAAGAAAAACTATCATTGAATTGATAATAGCTTCTCATGGGATAAACTGCAACTTAAATTGCCTTACTTGTTCAAAATCCGGCAGCTGTGAGATAAAAGAGGTTGCTGAAGAAATAGGTGTAACTGAAATAAGGGTCCCTCCAATATCTAATGGTTTACCGGAAGATAGAAGCAGTTATTCAGTTGTGAGAGAACCTCAAAAATGTATCGTTTGTAACCGTTGCGTCAGAAAATGCTCAGAGGTCCAGTCGGTTAACATATTAACGATTGCAAACAGAGGGCCAGATACATACGTTACAACTTTCATGGACAAAGGTATGGGGAACGTAGATTGTACAAATTGTGGACAATGTATCTTAGAATGCCCCACAGGAGCCTTACATGAAGTTTATCAAATGGACCAAGTTTGGACTGCTCTCTCTGACGAAAGTAAATATGTAATCGTGCAAACAGCTCCTGCCGTTAGAGTTGCAATAGCCGAAGAATTCGATGCAGAACCAGGGAAAATTGCCACAAAACAAATGGTGGCAGGATTAAGATTGTTAGGATTTGATAAAGTCTTCGATACTAACTTTGCTGCTGACTTAACAATAATGGAAGAAGCGAATGAATTCATTGAAAGATTCAAAAATAATGGGAAGCTTCCTTTATTCACGTCTTGTAGCCCAGGATGGGTTAAATTCTTAGAACATAATTATCCCGAATTTATTGATAACCTCTCATCATGTAAATCACCTCAACAGATGTTTGGAGCTATTGCCAAGACATATTATGCAAACAAATTAGGAATTTCAAAAGAAGATATGGTTGTCGTTTCTGTCATGCCATGTACCGCCAAGAAATTTGAACGGGTTAGACCAGAAATTAAGGGCGATGTCGATTACGTATTAACTACCCGTGAACTGGCAAAAATGTTTAAACTTGCTGGTATAGATTTGCTGAACGTTCCACCGGAGGAGTACGATGAACCCTTAGGTATCTCTTCTGGTGCCGGCGCAATTTTTGGGGCAACGGGTGGTGTTATGGAAGCCGCTTTGAGAACTGCATACGAAGTAATAACCGGTAAGGAATTAGAAAAATTGGACTTTGAAGCTGTTAGAGGCATTGAAGGAATAAAAGAAGCAACGGTAGAAATTGATGGAATAAATTTAAAAGTTGCTGTCGTGAATGGTTTAGGGAACGCCCGAAAGGTTTTAGAAATGATCAAAAGCGGTGAAAAAGAGTATCACTTTGTGGAATTCATGGCATGTCCAGGTGGATGCATTGGTGGCGGTGGTCAACCTATCCCAACAAACAGCGAAATACTTCTAAAAAGGATGCAAGCGATATACGAAGTAGACAGATCCCTGCCAATAAGAAAATCTCATGAAAACCCTGCTATCAAAATTTTATACGAAGAATTTTTAGGAGAACCATTAAGCGAGAAATCTCATGAATTGTTGCACACAACATATCTTGCAAGGAGTTAA
- the thrC gene encoding threonine synthase yields MRNFSFWPGIINAYKEYMPVDEKTEIITLQEGNTPLIFAEKMSNMWDIELYLKYDGANPTGSFKDRGMCLAVTKALQNGDKAIICASTGNTSASAAAYGSRAGLKTAVIIPEGKIALGKLSQALMHGAIVIPIKGNFDVALEITRKIADNYPITLVNSLNPYRIEGQKSAAFEVCDQLGGKSPDILAIPVGNAGNITAYWKGFKEYFKDHKTDKLPKMIGFEAEGSAAIVKNQVIKNPETVATAIRIGNPVNWEKAVEAAKESGGFINFVTDEEILDTYKELASLEGVFAEPASAASVAGVKKMIKLDKIKKGSKIVAVLTGHGLKDPDTAISVIPKVNPVEPEMETILKLIGL; encoded by the coding sequence GTGAGAAATTTTAGTTTTTGGCCGGGTATAATAAATGCTTATAAAGAATACATGCCCGTCGATGAGAAAACAGAGATAATTACGTTGCAAGAAGGGAACACTCCTTTGATATTCGCAGAAAAAATGAGTAATATGTGGGATATTGAGCTTTATCTGAAATATGATGGTGCTAATCCCACGGGATCTTTTAAAGACAGGGGAATGTGTTTAGCCGTAACCAAAGCCCTGCAGAACGGTGATAAAGCAATAATCTGTGCTTCTACCGGTAACACTTCTGCCTCTGCTGCGGCTTATGGAAGTAGAGCAGGATTGAAAACAGCGGTCATAATCCCTGAAGGGAAGATCGCCTTGGGGAAATTATCTCAGGCCTTAATGCATGGGGCTATAGTTATACCGATAAAAGGTAATTTTGACGTTGCCTTAGAGATTACAAGAAAGATCGCTGACAACTATCCTATAACTCTGGTTAACTCACTTAATCCATACAGGATAGAAGGTCAAAAAAGTGCTGCTTTTGAGGTATGTGATCAATTAGGTGGTAAATCTCCTGACATATTGGCAATTCCAGTGGGGAATGCGGGAAACATCACAGCTTACTGGAAAGGGTTCAAAGAATACTTCAAAGATCACAAAACGGATAAGTTACCTAAGATGATTGGTTTTGAAGCGGAAGGATCAGCTGCTATCGTAAAAAATCAGGTTATAAAAAACCCAGAAACCGTAGCAACAGCTATAAGAATAGGTAATCCGGTCAATTGGGAAAAGGCCGTAGAAGCTGCAAAAGAATCTGGAGGATTTATAAATTTTGTTACCGACGAGGAAATCTTGGACACGTATAAAGAATTGGCATCCCTCGAAGGTGTGTTTGCAGAACCTGCTTCTGCAGCTTCGGTAGCGGGCGTTAAAAAAATGATCAAATTGGATAAGATAAAAAAAGGAAGTAAAATTGTTGCGGTACTCACGGGACATGGATTAAAGGATCCCGATACCGCGATAAGTGTGATACCAAAGGTCAATCCAGTAGAACCAGAAATGGAAACTATATTGAAATTGATAGGGCTGTAA
- a CDS encoding complex I 51 kDa subunit family protein yields the protein MEKIFLKKDLGKSLEEYDFPGLKNALNMEPQQVINKIKESGLRGRGGAGFPTGIKWETVLSIEDDTKFIICNADEGEPGTFKDRFLLENLPFKVLEGIIISGYATGSKYGYIYIRGEYVEAIKIIKKAIEKLYEKNILGENILNSDFSFDLKLVRGAGAYVCGDETSLINSIEGDRGKSRIKPPLPVFEGLYGKPTVVNNVETLAAAAEIMSYDNNPYSEMGTEKSRGTKLVSISGDVNKPGVYEVEFGKLTVKDIVQELAGGVKGEKIGFVIPGGISTEALTEEELDVPYTYENLQKMGSNIGSGGMIVVSSQRNYLEIVKNVSDFFRDETCGTCFPCREGNKNINKIVSDIYKRGYPTSREIEIISDIQYAVSSAARCGFGESSLNLILSIFEKFYTKKVEI from the coding sequence ATGGAAAAAATCTTTCTAAAAAAGGACTTGGGTAAAAGTTTGGAAGAATACGATTTCCCAGGCTTAAAAAATGCTTTGAATATGGAACCCCAACAAGTTATCAACAAAATAAAAGAAAGTGGTTTAAGAGGAAGAGGGGGAGCCGGTTTTCCTACAGGTATAAAATGGGAAACGGTGCTTTCAATTGAGGATGACACCAAGTTTATCATATGTAATGCGGATGAAGGAGAACCAGGAACTTTCAAAGACAGATTCTTGTTGGAAAATCTACCCTTTAAAGTTTTGGAAGGTATAATAATCAGTGGTTATGCCACTGGATCAAAATATGGTTATATTTACATTAGAGGTGAATATGTAGAGGCAATAAAAATCATTAAGAAAGCGATCGAAAAACTTTATGAAAAAAATATATTGGGAGAAAATATTCTAAACTCAGATTTCTCGTTTGATTTGAAGTTGGTGAGAGGTGCAGGCGCCTACGTATGTGGGGACGAAACATCTTTAATCAATTCCATTGAAGGAGACAGAGGAAAATCTCGTATAAAACCTCCCTTACCAGTTTTTGAGGGATTGTATGGTAAACCGACCGTTGTCAATAACGTTGAAACATTGGCCGCGGCAGCAGAAATAATGAGTTACGATAACAACCCTTATTCAGAAATGGGAACAGAAAAAAGTAGAGGCACAAAATTAGTCTCTATCAGTGGTGACGTCAACAAACCGGGCGTTTACGAAGTAGAATTTGGAAAATTAACAGTTAAAGATATCGTACAAGAATTGGCAGGAGGAGTTAAAGGAGAAAAAATTGGTTTTGTTATCCCAGGAGGAATTTCCACTGAAGCATTAACTGAAGAGGAATTAGATGTACCTTACACCTATGAAAATCTTCAAAAAATGGGGAGTAACATCGGATCTGGTGGAATGATCGTAGTTTCTTCACAAAGAAATTATTTGGAAATCGTGAAAAATGTCTCTGACTTTTTCCGAGACGAAACATGTGGAACGTGTTTCCCATGTAGAGAAGGAAACAAGAATATAAACAAAATCGTATCGGATATATATAAAAGAGGATATCCAACTTCAAGGGAAATAGAAATAATCTCTGATATACAGTACGCCGTAAGCTCTGCAGCACGTTGTGGATTTGGAGAGTCTTCTTTAAACCTTATTCTTTCCATATTTGAGAAATTTTACACAAAGAAGGTGGAAATATGA
- a CDS encoding homoserine dehydrogenase, which translates to MIKVGLLGYGTVGGGVYNILTTKKEDIERKLGEEIQIKKILVKEKDKMRKYGVDASLLTVDYKEIVEDPEIQIVVELIGGETPTLDYIKEAINRNKNVVTANKLILAKYGREIFQLAKNNNVKVYYEGSVGGGIPIIKTLKESMIANKIERIYGILNGTTNYILTQMTEKSINFEEALKEAQSLGYAENEPYFDVSGLDSAYKINILSSLAFESFIDVDSIHVEGIEKIEREDIEIAEELGYIIKLLAIGKRYEDKMLDIRVHPTFIPKSSPLSKINGVYNVVQIHGDAVGDIMIYGQGAGEMPTASAVVADIMEAAKSIKYHIENEYSTGRLNGLKLIETDEIENSFYIRLRVNDKPGVFAKIAKVFGDNEVSIASVIQKHRLNPVVPIFLQTHLIKERKLKKAIDSLNELEDVIEIKNIIRVEDFGEKF; encoded by the coding sequence ATGATTAAAGTCGGACTTCTTGGGTACGGTACGGTTGGAGGAGGGGTGTACAATATTCTCACAACCAAGAAAGAAGATATAGAAAGAAAACTAGGTGAGGAAATTCAGATCAAAAAGATCTTGGTGAAAGAAAAGGACAAAATGAGAAAGTACGGTGTGGATGCTTCATTGCTTACTGTAGATTATAAAGAGATCGTAGAAGATCCTGAAATTCAGATCGTGGTGGAGTTAATTGGTGGAGAAACACCGACATTAGATTACATTAAAGAAGCTATCAACCGAAATAAAAATGTTGTAACAGCCAATAAGTTAATATTAGCCAAGTATGGTAGAGAGATATTTCAACTAGCAAAGAACAATAATGTCAAAGTGTATTATGAAGGAAGCGTAGGTGGAGGAATCCCTATAATTAAAACTCTGAAAGAGTCCATGATTGCAAATAAAATTGAAAGAATTTATGGAATTCTAAACGGGACCACAAATTACATTTTGACTCAAATGACAGAAAAATCTATTAATTTTGAAGAGGCTTTAAAAGAAGCTCAAAGTCTAGGTTATGCAGAAAACGAACCATATTTTGATGTAAGCGGTTTGGATAGTGCATATAAAATAAATATTTTGTCTTCACTAGCGTTTGAGAGTTTTATAGATGTTGATTCAATCCATGTAGAAGGAATTGAGAAGATAGAAAGGGAAGACATAGAAATAGCAGAGGAATTAGGATATATTATCAAATTATTGGCTATTGGAAAAAGGTACGAAGATAAGATGTTGGATATAAGGGTCCATCCAACTTTTATTCCAAAAAGTAGTCCACTTTCAAAAATCAACGGTGTATACAACGTCGTACAGATTCATGGGGACGCCGTTGGAGATATAATGATCTACGGACAAGGTGCCGGGGAAATGCCAACTGCAAGCGCGGTTGTCGCAGATATTATGGAAGCCGCCAAGAGTATTAAATACCATATTGAAAACGAATATAGTACCGGAAGGTTAAACGGTTTGAAGTTAATTGAAACAGATGAGATTGAAAACTCTTTCTATATAAGATTGAGAGTGAATGACAAACCCGGTGTTTTTGCGAAAATAGCAAAGGTTTTTGGAGATAACGAAGTTAGCATCGCTTCTGTAATTCAAAAGCACAGACTTAATCCTGTTGTGCCAATATTTTTACAGACGCATCTAATCAAAGAGAGAAAACTGAAAAAAGCAATTGATTCGTTGAACGAATTAGAGGATGTGATAGAAATAAAAAATATAATAAGGGTGGAGGATTTTGGTGAGAAATTTTAG
- a CDS encoding ABC transporter substrate-binding protein codes for MKKLTLLIVSFFFTLLIFSVTITNPLGPTVVPVTGLMANTIEEEVEINVSLWKDANEAVALLVSNQADFAVLPITVGANLYAQGLELILLGVHEWKAFYLVGSSNVDFEDVKNLKGHEVYSPHGRGQTVDILMRYLLVKNGLVPDKDVKFSYLPPQEIVSLFKAGKVEYAALPEPFATLAVTGTEGEIVLDFQDEWNKISGSKYGLPIAGLFVKKEILESEPDIVSKVESAFSESVDWANTNLDQSLKITNEYLTIPVPVLKEAMNRLVFEYIPIVECKEEVDNFLNTMHELYPEGLPTLPTEGFYYR; via the coding sequence ATGAAAAAATTAACTTTGTTAATCGTCTCTTTTTTCTTTACACTCTTGATTTTTTCTGTTACAATAACTAATCCTTTAGGTCCAACCGTTGTTCCGGTAACAGGGTTGATGGCGAATACGATAGAAGAAGAGGTAGAAATAAATGTGAGTCTTTGGAAGGATGCCAATGAAGCGGTAGCGTTACTGGTATCCAATCAAGCAGACTTTGCCGTGCTTCCTATAACCGTTGGTGCGAATTTATACGCTCAAGGTTTAGAGTTAATATTGTTAGGCGTTCACGAGTGGAAAGCATTTTATTTGGTAGGAAGTAGCAATGTTGATTTTGAAGATGTAAAAAATTTAAAAGGTCATGAAGTCTATTCTCCTCATGGTCGAGGTCAAACCGTCGACATTTTGATGAGGTATCTTTTGGTGAAAAATGGTTTGGTTCCCGATAAAGATGTAAAATTCAGCTACCTTCCTCCCCAGGAGATAGTTTCTCTGTTTAAAGCAGGTAAGGTAGAATATGCCGCTTTACCAGAACCATTTGCCACATTGGCTGTAACAGGGACCGAAGGAGAAATTGTCTTAGATTTTCAAGATGAATGGAATAAAATCTCAGGTTCAAAGTATGGCCTTCCTATAGCTGGACTTTTTGTTAAAAAGGAGATTTTGGAAAGTGAACCGGATATCGTTTCAAAAGTTGAAAGCGCTTTTTCTGAAAGCGTTGATTGGGCTAATACAAATTTAGATCAATCATTGAAAATAACCAACGAATATTTAACTATCCCTGTTCCAGTACTTAAAGAAGCGATGAATAGATTGGTTTTTGAATACATTCCGATTGTGGAATGTAAAGAAGAAGTAGATAACTTTTTAAACACGATGCACGAACTTTATCCGGAAGGGTTACCAACTTTACCGACAGAAGGATTTTATTATCGATGA